A window of Nonomuraea angiospora genomic DNA:
GCACGAGATGCCCGTCGAGCAGCTCCTCGATGTCACCGCTGATCTGCAGCCGACCCGTGTTCAGGACGACCAGCCAGTCGCACGTCTCCTCCAGGTCGGCGACGACGTGCGAGGACAGCAGCACGGTCAGCTCCCGTTCGGCCAGCTCCGCCATGATCGAGCGCATCACGTCGTGGCGGGCGAGGGGGTCGAGGTTGGCCAGCGGCTCGTCCAGCACGAGCAGGTCGGGCCGGCTGGCCAGCGCCAGCGTGACCGCCACCTGTGCCTGCTGCCCGCCCGACAGCCTGCCCACCTTCTGCTTCAGCGGGATGCCCAGCCCGGCGAGCCGGTGGGCAGCTGCTGCGGCGTCCCAGCGGGTGTTCATGCGGCGGCCGAAGGCGAGCATCTCAGCGACGGTGAAGCTTTCGTACAGCGGCTTGTCCTGTGCCACGAACGCCGCCTCGCCGGCCACGCGGACGCTTCCCAGCGCGGGCCGCAGCAGGCCCACGGCCGCGTGCATGAGCGTGGTCTTGCCCGCGCCGTTGGGCCCGACGAGCGCCGCCACGCGTCCCGCGGGCACGGACAGCGAGCAGTCGCGCAACGCCCATGTACGGCGATAGCGGACCCCCAGCCCGGTCGCCTCCAGCGCGGGCCTCATGCCACGCCCTTCTTCACGGCGTCGGCCAGGACCACGCTGAACAGCGCCCGCAGGTCCTCCTGATCGAGCTCTGCCGCGCGGGCGTCGCGCACCCACGCCTCCAGATCGCGCCGCAGCCGCGTGTGCTCGGCGAGCGTCGGGCCCGCGATGCCGCGCCGAACGAACGTCCCCATTCCTGGCCGCCCCTCGACCAGCCCTTCGCGCTCCAGCTCCCGGTATGCCTTGAGCACGGTGTTGGGGTTGATGGCCAGGCTCTCGACCACCTCGCGGGCGGTCGGCAACTGGTCACCGGGCCGCAGTGTGCCGAGCCGGAGCGCCTGTTTGACCTGGTGAACGAGCTGCAGGTACGTCGAGACGCCCGAGCTGCGGTCCAGGTTGAACTCGATCAACCAAAACATCCTTTCACTAACTGAATAGTGAAAGGATGTTGGTTTGGGACGCTCGTTGTCAACCTGCAGTTGTCAGGCGACGCCGTGTTCGGCATAGGGACGGGTCTGGAGGCAGCAGGTCTTGACCGACGTCGCCGACGCCCGCCCGACCCGGTGCCTGCCCGCGACCGATGAGCAGCGCTGATCGTAACCGCCCGCCTGCTGGCGACCCGGTCGCCGGTGTCACGAGGAGGGTCGCCCCGATGAGTGGGATGCCGCCGGTCGAGTCGAGGCGGGGATGGCTACGGCGTGTCGGTGATCGCGCCGTCCAGGCCGGAGCGTTTGAGATCTAGCGTGCTCAGGTCGCATCCGCGCAGGTCGACGCCCGTCAGGTCACACTCACGGAACGACGTGTGGTCGAGGATCGCACCGGCGAAGACAGCGCCGGTCAAGGTCGCCGGCTGGATCATCGCACTGCCCAGCCGAGTGAAGGCGATGTTCGCGTCGACCAACTCGCTGTAGCCGAACCCCGCCCTGGTGAGGTCCACGCCGGCCAGGTTGGCGCCGGTCAGGTCGGCACCGGAGAAGATGGCGCCGCGTGCGGACGCTCGCGACAGATCCGCGCCGGCGAGGTTGGCACCGGCGAAGAGCATCTGGTCGAGGTCCAATCCGCGTAGATCGGCGCCGGAAAGATCGAGTTCTTCCTCCGCGTTGCCGGCGCGCCACTGATTGAAGGCGTACGGCCCCTGTCTCAGGATCCCGATGACCTCCGCCGGTCCCCCTGCCGTCGCCCCGCCGGCCTCCCCGTCGAGACGCCCCACCCGCTCAGGACCGTCGGGGGTGCGGGCGACGGGCGCGTCGAGGACGGCGACTTCCTCCCTCGCGATGGCGAGTTCCGCGGCAAGTTCCTCGTCGTACGGATACATCTCCGCCATCGCCTCCACCATCGAGAGGCGAGTGCTCAGCAGTTTCAGCGCGTTGTCCCGATCGCCGCCGCGCTTGGCCAGGTCGGCGAGGCGCTGGAAGGCCAGGCCGGCTTCCAGGGCGGTTTCCGAGCTCGGGTTCGCCTGGAAGAGCCGGGTACGGATCCACGAGCACTCGGCCCAGGTCTCGTATTCCTGGTCCGCGTGCTCCGGCAGGTCGAGCGCGCGGTACACCTCGCCGAGGTGCTGCAACGAGCCGGCGAGCCGCTGGTCCGCTTCGATGAAGGTCGGGTGCTCGGCCGCGAGCTCGTGGTAGATGTCCACGGCGGCCGTGAGCACGGCCTCGGCCGCCGCCGGCCGGCCGTCGGCGAAGCGGGCCTGGCCGCAGGTGTCGTACGCGGCTCCGAGACAGAACCTGGCCTCGTCACGCTGCGGGTGGGTGGCGGCCCACTCCTTGACGGCGGACAGCGATCGTTCGGCCACCTCTCGCGCGGCGCGCGGGAAGTCGTGCCGGATCAACATGGCGACCAGGTGGTCGCGGATGGGACGGTGGTGGCCGTTGCCTGCCGGCACGTACGGCGCGATCTCTCCCAGGAGCGCCATCCCCGCGTACTCGGAGTCCGTCTCCAGGCTCTCGACGACGGCGAGGACGAAGTGCGTCAGGTCACCCATCCCCTGGACCGCCAACAGGTGCCGGCAGACCGCGACGTAGTCGTCGAACGTGCCGTCGCCGTGCGTCCGGGTGTAGTGCATGTTCATGGCGCGCTCGTGACGGTCGGCGATCGCCGGGCCTTGGTGCGGCGCGAGCATCTCCGCGAGCCAGCGGTCGGCGAAGTAGACGGTGTCCCCGTCCCACCCCTCCCACCCGTTGAGCAGTCCGAGCTCGGCGAGCCGGGCCGCGGTGTCCTGCACGCTTTTGAGCGCCGCCCGCTTGGGCTTCGGGCGCTCCCTCCGGTCGGGCTCGCGGGTGTCGCAGGCGACGGCCAGGTCGTACGCGGTGACGGGGACGGTGGAGATCGCGGCCTGGAGCAGGGTCTCCCGCTGTTCCCCTGTCAGCTCGGCCATGATGAGGTCGAGCGGTACGGCCCCCGATGCCACGGCCGCGAGCCGTTCCCCCACACCCTGGGGGTTCGCCGCCAGCCAGGCGTCGGCCAGTTGCAGGGACCGTGGATGCGCCGCGGTCGCGCGGACCACTCGCTCCCGGGTGGCCGGATCCGCCGTGGACAGGAACGGCAGCCCGGCTGCCAGCTCGGTTCCCGCGGTGAGGTCCAACGGGTCGAGCCGTAGGACACCGAGCCGGTCGTCCGTGGTCGACGGCGGTAGTGAGGTCCGGCTGGTCACCAGCACCCGGCCGCGATCGGCGGCCTGGCACAGCCGGTCGAACGCCTCGCCGAAGCCGGGATCCAGGTAGCCCGCGCCGTCGAGGTTCTGGCTCAGGTCGTCGAAGAGCAGGACAAGGGGGAAGCTCTTCAGCAGCCGGCAGGTCGTGTCGAACATGGCGTCGTCCGACGGAGCCAGGCCGAGGGCTCCCATCATGCGCGTCTGTTCCTGGGAGAGCTCCTCGCCCCAGCCTAAGAAGGCCTCTGTGACACCTCGGAACAGCGTTTGCGGCGACCACCTGCCCACCACGGCGGCCACTCCCCAGCCATCGGCCTGAAGCCGCCCGAGCACCTGGCGGGCCAGGGCGCTCTTGCCCATCCCCGCTCCCCCGGTGATCACCAGCCCGGCCGGAGCTGCGGCCAGCGTGGTCAGCGCGGCCCGCACGTCCGGCTCTCTGGCCAGGCCGGGCGGTCCGAGCCGCCGCACCTCCGGGCTCATGTTCTCGTCCCCGTTCACGATCGTCCTCCAGCAGGCACGACGAATTGGACTGATCAACCCCCGATTGCCGGGTGAGCCTACTTGATCGTCGGCGATCTCTTGGGCGATCTCCGAAATGAGCCAGTCATCGAAGTTCAGCAGCCTGGTGATGCCGGGCGGTCGGCTCCGGATCCAGCGGTCTGCCGCGGCCCGCCGGCGCGCGAGGGCAGCAGCACGACGACGAGTACGGCGCCGAGCGCCACGCAGAGCGCGCCCGCCGTGAGCCCGCCCGAGTAGCCCATGACGGCCAGCGCGGCCACCCCGACGGCGCCGCCGATCTGCTGGACGGAGGTGAACAGGGCCGAGCCGAGACCGACGTCCTCCTCGGTGGTGCCGTCGACCGCGGCCACCGCCATGACGGGCAGGCTCAGCCCGTTGCCCACACTCAGGATGAGCATGCCGGGCAGGACGTGGGCGGCGTAGGAGTCACCCGCCGCCACGCCGGACAGCAGCAGCAAGCCGGCGATGTTGACCAGGAACGCCAGCAGGAGCGCCCAGCGCGTCCCGATCCTGAGCGAGACACGGGAGGACAGCCACATGCCCGCCAGGATGCCGGCACCGTAGGGCAGGTAGGCGATGCCGGCCAGGAGCGGGCTGTAGCCCAGAGCGGTCTGCACCTGGATCATCAGCAGGAACGACATCGCGTACATCGCCATCGAGAACAGCAAAGTCGCGCCGTTGGCGACCGCCCGCGTCCGCGAGGCCAGGAACGATCCGGGCACCAGCGGCGCCGCCGCCCGCGACTCGGCCACCAGGAACCCCACCGCCAAGACGGCGGAGAGCACGACGGCTCCGATGACGAGCGGATCGCTCCAGCCGGTCTCGCCGGAGCGCAGCAGCCCGTACACCAGCGACACCGCGGCACCGGTGACCAGGACCGCGCCGGGAACGTCGAGGCGGCGCCGGCCGGGCGCGCGGGACTCGGGGACCAGGCGGGGCAGCGACGCCAGGGCCACGGCGACGACGGGCAGGTTGATCAGGAAGATCCAGCGCCAGGACACCAGGTCGGTCAGCGCCCCGGACAGCACCAGGCCCGAGGTCCCGCCCAGGGCCGCGATGCCGCCCCAGATGCCCAGCGCCCTGGCCCGCTCCTCCGGCCCCGGATACAGCAACGTGATCATCGACATCGCCGCAGGCCCGGCCATCGCGGAACCGGCGCCCTGCACGAACCGCCCGATCACGAGCTGCCACGGCTCCCGCGCCAGCCCGCAGGCCAGACTGGCCGCCCCGAACAGCGCCACCCCGACCAGGAAGACGCGGCGACGGCCCAGCAGATCCGCCATCCGGCCGCAGAGCAGCAGCAGACCGCCGAAGGCCAGGAAGTAGGCGTTGGCGACCCAGGGCAGCCCGGACGCGCTGAAGCCCAGCTCATCGCGGATGCTGGGCAGGGCCACGTTCACGACGGTGTCATCGAGCACCAGCATGAACTGGACAAGACACAACACAATCATCGGCACCCGACGACGCTATGGTCCGCCGCGTTTGGCCACAATTCGCGACGAGGCCAGACTGTGTCGCATGGAGGACATGGGCGCGATCATCGTCGGCCACTTCCCGCTGACCTCCGGGGAGTGGATCCCGCCGCACAGCCACACCCACCACCAGCTCGCCTGGACCCGGCGCGGCGTCCTGGGCGTCGAAGTGGGCGAGGTGTACTGGGTCCTGCCGCCCACCCGGGCACTGTGGCTGCCCGCCGGTGTCATCCACGCGACCGGCGCGACCCGCGACGCCGTACTGTGCAGCCTGTACCTGGCGCCGGAGCGCTGCCCCCTGGACTGGCCCGAGCCCACCGCGGTCGGCGTGGACGGCCTGCTCGCCGAGCTGATCGGCTACCTGGCCCGCCCCGGCCTCGCCGACGACGCGCGGCTGCGCGCCGAGGCCGTGCTGCCCGACCTGCTGCGCCCGCTGCCCACCCGGCCCATCGACGTGCCGCAGCCCACCGACGAGCGGGTCCAGGTGGTGGCGGCCGCCCTGCTGGCCGACCCCGCCGACCCGCGCAGCCTGGAGGCTCACGCCCGCGCGGCGGGCGTGAGCAGGCGAACCTTGACCCGGCTGTTCGTACGCGACACGGGCATGAGCTTCGACCACTGGCGCACACAGGTACGGCTGCGCGCCGCCCTGCCGCTGCTGGCAGAGGGCCAGCCGGTTTCACGGGTGGCACACAGCGTGGGGTACGCGACGGCGAGCGCGTTCCTGGCCGCCTTCCGCCGCACGGTCGGCACCACACCCCGGCGCTACCTGCTCAGCCGCGGATCATGGGGTTGACGCGGGTCACCGAGCCTGCGCCTAGGAGACGCGTTCGGCGTTGGAGATGTAGCCGCCTCCGCCCGGGTAGACCCAGGCGCCGTTGAGGGTGGTGTCATCGGCGCTGAAAGTGCCCTGGTAGTAGGCGGGTGAGCCGCGCTCGCCGGCCCAGATGGTGAGGGTGTCACCGAGGAGCTCGTAGGTGTAGTCCAGGGTGCTGCCGTCATCGCCGTAGTAGCGGGAGGTGATGTCGGCGCCGGGTTCGGCCATCAGCTTGCGCTCCCGGCCGATGATCTCGATGCCGAAGGTGTCACCGAGCCGGACGTCCTGCTGGAGGAAGTGGTCGTTCAGCCAGCGGTAGGTGACGGTTCCCTCATGACCGCCGGTGATCTTCCACGTGCCGACGAGCCGGGCCAGGGCCTGCAGTGCGGGGTCGTTGCTCATCGCGGTCTCCCTCGGAGTGAACGAATGTCGCCCATTCTGACCACGCGCGGCGCCGAAACTCATCGGTCCCGCAACGGGGAGTTCCGAGCACTTCCTCCGTCGTCGCTGACGCGGGGTTCGCCGGAGTCGATGACCGCGTCCAGCACGTGGTCGAGCCGTTCCTTGATCTCCCAGCCCTGCGTCGCGGGTTCGGTCTCGTCGGGCAGCAGCAGGGTGCTGGACACCAGTGGTTCGCCGAGTTCGGCCAGCAGTGCCTGGGTGACGAGGTGATCAGGGATGCGGACGCCGACCGTCTTCTTCCGGGGGTGCAGCAGCCGCCGGGGGACCTCTTTGGTGGCGGGCAGGATGAACGTGTAACCGCCGGGAGTCGCCGCCTTGACCTGGCGGAACAGCGCGTTGCTCAGGTGTACGAACTGTCCGAGCTGGGCGAAGTCCCGGCATACCAGGGTGAAGTGGTGGTCGCTGCCGAGGCCGCGGATCTCCCTGATCCGGTCGAGGCCCTCCTTGTTGCCGGGTCGGCATCCCAGGGCGTAGCAGGAGTCGGTGGGGTAGGCGATGAGCCCGTCCGCCCGCAGGATCTCGGCGATCTGGCTGATCAGGCGGGGCCGGGGGTTGCGATCGGCGCGGACCGCACCCGGCTCACGTGGTCCAGATGGTCAACAGCGGGCCAGCACCGCGAGCTCCCCGTTGAAGCCCACCACCAGTTGCCCGCTCGACGTCAGCGTCATCGAATAGGGCATCGACGGGCATAACCGGCACCGTAACTCCCCCGCTGACGCGGATCGGCCGCAGGGGCGCTGACGGCCTTGGAGGTCAGGCGGTTGGGCGGCCTTCGAGAGGGTTGGCGGCGATCCGCCCGGCGACGTCGTTCCTGACCGATGCGGCGGCCGCGCTGTCCGGCTTGCGCCTCGCCTGGTCCTCGAAGCACGCCAGGAACTCCGCGCCGAATCCCAGCCGAGGATAGCGGGCGAGGATCTCCGCCCTGGCGTCCGGCGAGAACTCCTCCGGGTGCCGTCCGACCACCTCCCAGCTGCTGGCGACCTGCAGCAGGTGGGACTCGGGGTCGCCGGCCGGGGACACGTCTTCGCGCATGTGCAGCATGATGATCTCGGTGACCCTGGCGGCCCGCCCCGCCGGCCAGCCGGCCGCCACGCCGCAGACCCAGGCCAGCTGCCCTCCCGCCTCCTCGAACGGCAGCCGGTGGCTGTCGAAGGCCTCCGTCAGCCCGATGTCGTGGAGCAGCGCCGAGACGTAGAAGAGCTCGTCATCGAAGGCGATCCCGTGCGCCGTGCCGTACACGGCTCCCCACAGGTAGGAGCGGACGCAGTGGTTGAACAGCGCGGGCGAGCAGAAACGGGTGGCCACCGACAGCGCCGCCACGGCGGCGGGAGTCTCCGGAAACATGGGGCCAGCTTTTCAGCTGGACGTCAGGTCCCGAGGTCCGACCTTGGCCGCATGCCGGCGGTGGTACCCGATGCGGGGGTCGCGCTGATCAAACCGGCGCCGTCGCGCCCAGCCGATAACCCTGCCTTGGCGGTGCGTATGCACCGGCCCGCCGGCTATTCGCCCTCCGTGACCCGGATGATGGTCTTGCCGGGAGTGCGCTGGGCCGGCGCGAACGCGGAGGGCGCCTCGGCGAGCGTCCGCACGGCCCCGACGATCGGGCGGAGCCGTCCGTCCCGGACCCGCCGTGCCAGGTCCGCCAGCCGGGCACGATCGGGCTCGACGACGAAGAAGATCGCCCGCCCGTCACGGGGGCGGACCGTGGGTGGCGAGACGATGGTGACCAGCGTGCCGCCGTCGCGCACCAGCGCGGCCGAGCGGTCCAGGATGTCACCGCCGATCACGTCGAGAACCACGTCGACCTGACCGGCATCTTCGAGACGGTCGGCCTGCAGGTCCAAGAAGGCGTCCACGCCGAGGCCGAGTGCCGTGTCCCTGTCGCCGGCCCTGCCGGTGCCGATCACTCGGGCGCCCGCCTCGCGTGCGAGCTGCACCGCGACAGAACCGACACCGCCCGCGCTGCCGTGGATCAGGACGGTCTGGCCGGCGGCCAGGCGGCCGTGGTCGAACAGGCCCTGCCACGCGGTCAGTCCCGAGATCGGCAGTGCGGCGGCCACGGTGTGGCCGACGCCGGCCGGCAGCGGGGCGAGGTTGCGGGCCTCAACCGCCACGTACTCGGCCAGCGAGCCGTTGCGGGCCCAGTCGGTCAGCCCGAACACCCGCTGGCCGACGGTCAGGCCGGTCGTCCCGTATCCCAGCTCGGCGACGACACCCGACACCTCGTGCCCCGGCACACTGGGCGTCCGGTCGCGGCCGGCGCGATCGGACCACGTTCCCGGCCAGTCGAGCTCTCCGGGGGTGAACCCCGCGGCATGCACCCGGACGACGACGTCGTTCTCGGCGGCGTGCGGGTACGGCTCCTCCGTCAGGGAAAGCCCGGCCAGACCGGCGGCGCGGTCTCGAACGGTGATGGCCTGCATGACGGGTCCTCGCTCGTGGTGGAGATGTCCAACAGGACGAACGTACAGGCGTTCTCCTCCCGAACGGGTCTTGGCCACGACGTAATCAGACCGCGGTGGTCAGGGGCGGAGGCGGGAGGAGGGAGTGGCGGGGGAGGCCGGGCGGCCGACCCGGGCCACGTGGAGGAGGGTACGGGGGTCCGCGACGCCCAGCCGGTCCGCGAGCGTCCGTCTGGTCGGCTCGCAGTCGATGATCTGGCTCAGCGGGTGCGTGGCGTAGCCGTGGGCGGACAGGGTGAGCCAGTGCCGCATCAGCACGCGCCCCAGCTCCAGCTCGTCCTCGACCGCCCCCACCAGCACCAGGACGTCCCCGTCGTAGTCCAGCAGGTCCCGCGAAGCGCCGGCCAGCACCCGGGGCAGGCCCAGGGGGCGCAGGGCCGGGTAGAGGGCGAGCGAGGCGCGCAGGCCGATGGCCTCCGCCCTGCTGAGGGACAGGGCCCGGTCGGTGAGGCCGTCGAGCAGGTAGCGGCGGTGGCGGCGGGTGAGCCGCAGCCAGGCGCGCAGCTCCCGCGTCACCTCCCGGTCGCCGAACTGGTGCAGGTCGGCCGCGTGCAGCAGGTCCGCGAGGTCGCGGCAGGCCAGCCGCCGCATCCCGGTCAGCTCCGCGACCAGCGGGTCCGGCAGGCGTCCCGGGTGGTACTCGCCGCGGTTGGCCCCGCGCGCCCGGACGTCCGCCGTCGTGAAGGGCGTCCGGTACGGCTGCGCGGCGGCGTACAGGACACCCACCCGGCGCGGCCCCGGATCGGGACGGAACCCGACGGACAGGCCGGCGTCGGCGCAGACGATCAGGCAGCACTCCACGAACGCGCCCAGGCTCAGGCGCAGGTCGCGGCCCGTGGGGTCGCTGATGGGCAGGGCGCGTGAGGGGTCCCAGCCGACCTCGGCCCCGTCGTCCGTGTAGGTGAGGGTCCAGGGCTGGGTGTTGTGGGCGCTGGGGGCCCGCCAGAAGTCCGGCTCCAGCGGCCGCAGCCGGTCTTTCACGCCGTCAGGCCCTTCTCGTAGAAGGTGTAGCCGTGCAGGGGGCGGCCGCCCATCGCGGTGTACTGGGCGGCGGATCCGGGGTTCGTGCGCTCGACGTACGTGCTGCGCAGCGCCCGGTAGCCGCCCCGGCGCAGCCCGTCGTGCAGTTCCCGGGACAGCAGCCGCATGTAGCCGTGGCCCTGCTCCCCGGGGACCGTGCCCTTGATGATGAGCACGGCCTCGCTGCGGTAGCGGGATCGGGTGGCCAGCAGGCGGAGCTGGTTCAGGAGGTGGAGATTGCCACGAATTTTCGCGATAAATCGCGAAATGTCGGGCAAGCACAGCACGAACGCGACCGGCCGCTCCCCCTTCGTCAGGTACAGCAGCAACGACTCGTCCAGCAGGTACGCCAGCCCGTCCGTCTGCGCCGCGAGCTGCTCCGCCGAGATCTCCGTGTAGTAGCCGAGCTGCGCGAAACTGGCGTTCAGCATCTCCCGCAGGATCGGCAGCTGCTCCGCCACGCGCCGCCGGTCGCCTCGGTGCACGCGCAGCCCCTCGGCCGCGATCCGCCCGTCGTCGAACGCGAACACCGGCTCCTCCGGCACCGGGCAGATCCAGGTGTCGGACTCGAAGCGGCGCGCGAAGCCGCACGCCTCGTACGCGACCGGATAGTACGGGTGGTTCCAGGCGCTGTCGATGAAGCCGCGCTCGCCGAACCCGGACGTGATGACCCCGCCTGCCTGGTTGGGCAGCAGCGACACCGGCCCGAACACCGCCTCCTTCCCGGCGGTGCGCCCGGCCGCGAGGATGTCGTCGAACAGCTCCTCCGCCGCCTCCTCCGCGAACTCGGTCAGCCCGAACAGCTGCGTGGCCCGGCCCAGCTTGGCGTCCAGCGCGGCGTCGGTGTGCAGGGTGGTCCGCGCGACCACCCGCCCGCGCCGCCTGAGCAGGAACAGCCGTACCCCTTGCCGGTGCCACGCGCGTACCTGCGCGTGCAGCGGCGGAATGAAGCGCGGCTCGCCCGCGTAGACGCGGTCGGTCAGAGAGAGGAAGTCGCGCAGGTCACGGCGGCTCTCAACGGGATGCAGCGTCACCCGCGCCTCACCCGGGGACCTTCGCCGTCCTCGACGGACAGCTCCGTGGACAGCGGGGTGAACGTCTCGATGTGCGCCATCGGCCCGCCCTCCGCGCGCCAGACCCCGTTGCTGTAGCCCTCCGGCTCGGCGTTGTAGAGCCGGATGTAGCCGCCGGTGGCGTTCCTGGTGCCGTCCGTCACCCACTGCATGAGCTTGCGGTGGTGGCGGCTGCGGGCGAAGCGCAGCAGCGCGTCGCGGTCCTCGAAGAACGCGAGCGTGCCCAGCGTGAACGGGAACTCCCAGTAGACCTTGTGCCAGCAGTAGCCGCGCATCCGCTTCATGTCCCGCACCATGCGGAACCACGTCAGGGTGAGCGTGAATATCGACAGCGGCCCCCGGTAGCGGGTCGCGCCGACGAACATCGCCGTCGCCCGCCCCTGCGGCGGGGCCTTGCTGAAGTCCGTGGTCCTCATGCGTCCTTCACCAGGTAGACGTTCTTCATCTTCGTGAGCCCGGCGAACGGCCCCTCGCCCGGGTCGAAGACCTTGACGCGCAGGTCGGCGGCCGTCGGGTCCTCCTTGAGCGACTCGGCGAAGTCGCGCGAGACGGCGCTCAGGTGGGCGACCACGCCCTTGCGGCAGATCTCGGCGAGTTCGCCGCGGTCGGCGGCGCCGGGGCCGCGCAGCTCGATGTTGATCACCGGGCGGTACTCCAGGCCCGGCAGCTCCTCCAGCGACAGGCAGAACCGGTTGATCGCGGCCGCGTACGGGTTGCCCTGGTAGAGGCCGTACTCGACGTCCTGCGGATACAGGTTGGCCCCCATGTAGGAGATCGTCGAGTCCTTGCGGCCGAACAGGAACAGCAGCGGCAGGTTCATCCGCTCGTCGGTCCACGCGCGCTCGTACGCGTCGGCGCCGAGCGCCCGCTTGACGTCGGCGAGGGTGTGCAGCCTGGCCTCGTCGCCGACGTTGTAGCGGAGCTTGGGCTGCAGGCAGCTCTTGGTGTTGATGGTGCACAGCAGCTCGCCCTCGCTGTTGACCTCCAGGAACGTCTCCAGCGGGTTGTAGTGGAAGATCATCGGCAGCCGCTGCTCCCCCGGCCCGAGCAACAGCTCGCGCAGCCCCCGGTCGGTGGCCAGGCGCCTGCGTAGCCACACGCTGAACCCGCTCTCGGCGCCCATCCCGATCGTCAGGTCGCTGGCGCCGTAGCCGGAGCGGACCTCCTCGAAGCGCTCCTCCAGGTAGTCGCGCAGCGCCTCGGTCATGCCCTCGCCGCCGACCATGCCGCGGATGCGGTAGTCCGCCCACGGGAAGCCGCTCTCGTCCAGGCGGTCGCGCAGGTGCTTGAGGAACGGCGGGTACGCGGCCACCACGTAGTCGTAGCCGGGCCCGAAGTGCTCCAGCGTGT
This region includes:
- a CDS encoding phenylacetate--CoA ligase family protein, which translates into the protein MTRLSPALGPLTLRQRWRRARLQACSWSLTGAYRLGAMHPAIWRLVARSYHPAFDWLAARHARLACQFAAVDVPAYRHFLRANGAGHARRLADFPETSKQNYAAVYDEESRCQEGRLHRPGVIVDESSGSSGKPYNWVRGPRELKGIYRNAAGYIELVFPGRRLFVINAYSMGAWATGTTTGTAMARVAMVKNTGPDLEKIADTLEHFGPGYDYVVAAYPPFLKHLRDRLDESGFPWADYRIRGMVGGEGMTEALRDYLEERFEEVRSGYGASDLTIGMGAESGFSVWLRRRLATDRGLRELLLGPGEQRLPMIFHYNPLETFLEVNSEGELLCTINTKSCLQPKLRYNVGDEARLHTLADVKRALGADAYERAWTDERMNLPLLFLFGRKDSTISYMGANLYPQDVEYGLYQGNPYAAAINRFCLSLEELPGLEYRPVINIELRGPGAADRGELAEICRKGVVAHLSAVSRDFAESLKEDPTAADLRVKVFDPGEGPFAGLTKMKNVYLVKDA